The following proteins come from a genomic window of Sorex araneus isolate mSorAra2 chromosome 1, mSorAra2.pri, whole genome shotgun sequence:
- the SPATA31D1 gene encoding spermatogenesis-associated protein 31D1 encodes MERQGALQLNYMQRIQWGKTGHSSLQSKEEKERGNIKSPEDQHHTNTHFRQLLCPDPTCEVCNMIAAEVNEFLGPEALIDSFTSVAPMTPMNESSFNLCPSQSAAATREVTSDSSSLPCPSSPHSILKSNQRIHIADCDSPILPSGSLPPEPFPALDSQFHLDHHPPPHLSFSPFPSYETQTVDPIVLQIDPLSCEHTKSPLSSTDSTPLQDINPLPDILKNSPACHQPASDISVPIATDFTITVTESKSITIFLKSAQENPPVNSPPGLSKNEPTIIGKDHSNLEISKLSWSQTQPQITTSSIWSPSTRDHECLAPHSPKTSFGVDIITSPVETDTSGKISTPKSTVSYPNWPNMVVSKKFQEHNMALSTNTLKDSSQKKYTQLFWGLPSLHSESLCSTTHLVDNNSPDCIFNKTLSESTRPKNMSLTLPLSETQHHLSPQVLISSKSLPFTETQCQPQVVSTYPSDLLIGTLPQSHYRTQEAPLALASSDIQCLEWHVLQKQQSIVWGLPPMVQRSQQEFYPPAPNAPGHRSSLVRPSISILQGDFPLSTDLTKKLEHHLHKRLIQHRWGLPRRIWECLSLWMPPEKYSERDQINRNLDLVTSQSGNIHHSSVDPKMGEENRKSSDKTFKHHLSDQRNSSEVALELGSDQITKDKVLGMSENDTEVVEKNQSFQNLELTLKYHLRKKFEEIHEGQLPRTVTSSRRTSKVTLSTSPKSLCQAKQRKLTLAESEQVCLNTVHDLPFFDSRVRKSMETHIKRFHKQMIWGLPTRVCESIECCKLSTTSSCSSMPSLTNWYSKGRATSRDFNPSRQNVKFLEGDGSRIKCSSVGHSVSDTSPLKKERQNIPKQSPFALRNALNEEIQTLKIGKIHLMPVKDIPIGKENLRESLPANTNLAARQDQTRHESKMLHVRFSNKAEIHCDLSKPQTPRETLRVEKQPAFLSNAQKHVTINRVDTSPKASAKEEAESDVFAGSAAVKPPFSQHFTTSPLKCQLIDELKITLKSKKECEAKGQAMSQSSDDLTYKTSVTQSPGVHGNPGISPALHVQLEDDKVRLEGKQEPWLPKHVLRPWRDEALPRAPENVSSCPGSESEELGAGDAHVGKADGGGKSCPSQIRALQEMQGSKSRQSPFQRGQPPPENYYRKKVKGCFQLISPRTKIQRQESPQEIHRPISFVPNRGLVQKRATPLGRKENPRTTTDTRKSPREKLGHVHPLDGTCPPKPSPTPMKFKTRHQVAVVQVQRKAVQAHCLKEEIPSPRVATAKSHQPAAVYSPQRCPRHNRRIPDKASLQKAVASQDQHVCRQHCPSRAFRKPGPQPGT; translated from the exons ATGGAACGCCAGGGAGCTCTACAGCTAAACTACATGCAGCGGATCCAGTGGGGGAAGACTGGACATT CGTCCCTGCAAagtaaagaggagaaggaaagggggaacATCAAAAG TCCCGAGGACCAGCATCACACCAACACCCATTTTCGTCAATTATTATGTCCAGACCCCACCTGTGAGGTGTGCAATATGATAGCTGCTGAGGTCAATGAATTCTTGGGCCCAGAAGCACTGATTGATAGTTTCACCTCTGTGGCCCCTATGACGCCAATGAATGAGTCATCTTTTAATCTGTGCCCCAGCCAATCTGCAGCTGCTACCAGGGAAGTGACATCAGACTCTTCATCTCTGCCTTGCCCATCATCACCCCACTCCATCCTCAAATCTAACCAGAGGATCCATATTGCTGATTGTGATTCACCTATACTACCCAGTGGCTCGCTTCCACCTGAGCCTTTTCCAGCCCTGGATTCTCAGTTCCATCTGGACCATCACCCACCACCTCATCTTTCCTTTTCACCATTTCCATCATATGAAACTCAGACCGTGGATCCTATTGTCCTTCAAATAGATCCTTTGAGTTGTGAGCACACAAAGAGTCCACTCAGCTCAACTGATTCTACTCCCTTGCAGGATATTAACCCATTGCCAGATATCCTTAAAAATTCACCTGCTTGTCACCAACCTGCATCAGACATCTCTGTTCCAATAGCAACAGACTTCACAATTACTGTAACTGAATCTAAATCAATCACCATCTTTTTGAAATCTGCTCAGGAGAACCCACCAGTGAACAGCCCTCCTGGATTGTCCAAAAATGAGCCAACAATAATAGGAAAAGACCATTCTAATCTGgaaatttcaaaattatcttGGTCTCAGACTCAACCCCAAATCACCACTTCTTCTATCTGGTCACCAAGTACTCGTGATCATGAGTGTCTAGCCCCACACTCACCCAAGACTTCTTTTGGTGTAGACATTATAACCAGTCCTGTGGAGACTG ataCTTCAGGGAAAATATCAACACCTAAGTCAACAGTCTCCTATCCTAATTGGCCAAACATGGTTGTGTCAAAGAAGTTTCAAGAACATAATATGGCCCTCAGTACTAACACCCTGAAGGACTCTTCCCAGAAAAAATACACTCAGTTATTCTGGGGTCTCCCATCTCTTCATAGTGAATCTTTGTGCTCCACTACCCATTTGGTGGATAACAACTCACCAGACTGTATTTTCAATAAAACTCTGAGTGAATCCACCAGACCAAAAAACATGTCTCTGACATTACCCTTATCTGAGACCCAGCATCACCTATCACCTCAAGTCCTCATTTCTTCCAAGTCCCTACCTTTTACAGAGACTCAGTGCCAACCACAAGTTGTGTCCACATATCCTTCTGACCTCCTCATTGGAACCTTACCCCAAAGCCACTATAGAACACAGGAGGCACCATTGGCTCTCGCCTCTTCTGATATTCAATGTTTGGAATGGCATGTGTTACAGAAGCAACAGAGCATTGTGTGGGGTCTACCTCCCATGGTGCAAAGATCTCAGCAGGAATTTTATCCTCCTGCTCCCAATGCTCCTGGCCACAGGTCCTCACTAGTGCGTCCTTCAATCTCCATTCTTCAGGGGGATTTTCCTCTCAGCACTGATCTTACAAAGAAGCTAGAACATCACCTCCATAAGCGGCTCATCCAACACCGGTGGGGACTGCCCCGCAGAATCTGGGAATGTCTGTCACTATGGATGCCCCCTGAGAAATATTCAGAAAGGGATCAGATCAACAGAAATCTAGATTTAGTGACAAGTCAATCAGGAAATATCCATCATTCCTCTGTAGACCCAAAGATGGGGgaggaaaatagaaaaagctCAGATAAAACATTCAAACACCATCTGAGTGACCAGAGAAATTCTTCAGAGGTAGCTCTAGAGCTTGGGTCTGATCAAATCACAAAGGATAAAGTCTTGGGTATGTCAGAGAATGACACAGAGGTTGTAGAAAAGAATCAGTCCTTCCAAAATCTTGAGTTGACTTTGAAATATCACTTGAGAAAGAAGTTTGAGGAAATCCATGAGGGCCAATTGCCAAGAACTGTGACGAGCTCAAGGCGTACGAGCAAAGTGACATTGTCAACCTCCCCAAAATCTCTCTGTCAGGCAAAACAAAGGAAGTTAACTTTAGCAGAGAGTGAGCAAGTATGCCTTAATACCGTACACGATCTGCCCTTCTTTGATTCCAGAGTACGAAAGTCGATGGAAACCCACATTAAGAGATTTCATAAGCAAATGATATGGGGCCTTCCAACCAGGGTCTGTGAATCCATAGAGTGCTGTAAGTTGTCAACTACCTCATCATGTTCCAGTATGCCTTCCTTAACCAACTGGTATTCGAAGGGACGTGCCACATCTAGAGACTTCAATCCCTCCAGACAAAATGTTAAATTTCTTGAAGGAGATGGGTCAAGAATTAAATGTTCTTCTGTGGGCCATTCTGTCTCAGATACCTCACCTTtgaaaaaggagagacagaacatCCCAAAACAATCACCATTTGCTCTGAGAAATGCTCTTAATGAGGAAATTCAGACACTTAAGATAGGCAAAATTCATCTGATGCCTGTGAAAGACATTccaataggaaaagaaaatctgAGAGAGAGTCTACCGGCCAACACAAATTTAGCTGCAAGACAAGATCAGACCAGACATGAATCAAAGATGCTGCATGTTAGATTCAGCAATAAAGCAGAAATACACTGTGATTTGTCAAAGCCCCAAACACCCAGGGAGACACTACGGGTTGAGAAGCAGCCTGCATTTCTATCAAATGCTCAGAAGCACGTGACCATCAACAGAGTGGACACTTCCCCAAAAGCCAGTgcaaaggaagaggcagagagtgATGTGTTTGCTGGCAGTGCTGCTGTTAAACCACCATTCTCCCAACATTTTACAACGTCACCCCTGAAATGTCAGCTCATTGATGAGCTTAAGATTACCCTGAAGAGCAAGAAAGAATGTGAGGCCAAAGGCCAGGCCATGTCCCAGTCTTCAGATGACCTGACTTACAAGACCTCAGTCACTCAGTCCCCAGGTGTCCATGGAAATCCGGGCATTTCCCCAGCCCTGCACGTCCAATTGGAGGATGACAAGGTCAGATTGGAAGGGAAGCAGGAGCCTTGGCTCCCAAAACATGTGCTTAGGCCATGGCGGGATGAGGCTCTTCCCAGAGCTCCTGAGAATGTCAGCAGCTGTCCAGGCAGCGAATCTGAAGAGCTTGGTGCCGGGGATGCACATGTGGGCAAGGCAGATGGTGGCGGGAAGAGTTGTCCTTCTCAGATCAGGGCATTGCAGGAGATGCAGGGTAGCAAGAGTCGCCAGAGTCCATTCCAGAGAGGACAGCCACCTCCAGAAAATTACTACAGAAAGAAAGTGAAGGGCTGCTTTCAGCTGATTTCTCCGAGGACCAAAATTCAAAGGCAAGAAAGTCCCCAGGAAATACATAGGCCCATTTCATTTGTGCCAAACAGGGGACTAGTCCAAAAAAGAGCCACACCTCTTGGGAGGAAAGAAAATCCAAGAACTACAACAGACACCCGGAAGTCCCCTAGGGAGAAACTGGGGCACGTGCACCCACTGGATGGTACATGCCCTCCAAAGCCTTCTCCCACACCCATGAAGTTCAAGACAAGGCATCAGGTGGCAGTAGTGCAGGTCCAGAGAAAGGCTGTCCAGGCACATTGTTTGAAAGAGGAGATTCCCTCCCCCAGAGTAGCAACTGCAAAGTCCCACCAGCCTGCAGCTGTTTATTCTCCCCAGAGATGTCCCAGACATAATAGACGTATCCCAGATAAGGCCTCACTGCAGAAAGCCGTGGCCTCTCAGGATCAGCATGTGTGTCGGCAGCACTGCCCTTCTAGGGCTTTCAGGAAGCCTGGGCCTCAGCCAGGCACGTGA